The following proteins come from a genomic window of Miscanthus floridulus cultivar M001 chromosome 2, ASM1932011v1, whole genome shotgun sequence:
- the LOC136536842 gene encoding uncharacterized protein, which translates to MVGATQPPLQRVEGALESDEGRPAPVDTEGVPSLPPPPLQRTRDVVQKWLRPHLSQKRQAEVPTLAPHKALKVSASSTAQWVMEVQAAIQHGAASARVDPKELDAQGEAIEAASQRAGDEALTSLEVEARESNRAKAPSVTEATEGEAKAPKTSKAEATEAGASKTIEAEVAKAKAPGTTEAEATEAGVGMAEPAAAGQLGVEQGAHLLTKGTLAEALKVAEASQAEALVRKGKAEGLEKEVSRAVEASVEVQAVLEAKIGEHNML; encoded by the exons atggtgggggcgacgcaaccacctctgcagagggttgaGGGGGCATTGGAGTCCGATGAGGGCCGGCCGGCACCGGTGGACACGGAGGGCGTGCCATCGCTGCCGCCTCCACCGTTGCAGAGGACGAGGGACGTAGTGCAGAAGTGGTTGCGTCCCCAtttgag CCAAAAGCGTCAGGCGGAAGTGCCCACCCTGGCGCcacataaggcgctcaaggtgagcgccagctccaccgcccaatgggtgatggaggTGCAAGCCGCCATACAGCATGGAGCGGCCTCGGCTAGGGTTGACCCGAAGGAGCTGgacgcccaaggagaggctatcGAGGCGGCCTCGCAGCGAGCAGGGGATGAGGCGCTTACGTCCCTTGAGGTCGAGGCCCGCGAGTCAAATAGGGCCAAGGCGCCCTCAGtcactgaggccaccgagggcgaggccaaGGCCCCTAAGACCTCCAAGGCCGAGGCGACAGAGGCCGGGGCGTCCAAGACCATCGAGGCTGAGGTGGCGAAGGCCAAagcccctgggaccaccgaggccgaggcgacggaggccggtGTGGGCATGGCAGAGCCG GCCGCCGCTGGGCAGCTGGGGGTggagcagggcgcgcacctgcTAACAAAAGGCACCCTggcggaggccctcaaggtggctgaggcctcccaGGCTGAGGCTTTAGTCAggaagggaaaggccgagg ggttggagaaggaggtctcccgggCAGTTGAGGCCTCTGTtgaagtgcaggcggtgctcgaggctaagatcggggagcacaacaTGCTGTAG